In Cicer arietinum cultivar CDC Frontier isolate Library 1 chromosome 1, Cicar.CDCFrontier_v2.0, whole genome shotgun sequence, one DNA window encodes the following:
- the LOC105851861 gene encoding peroxidase 15, translated as MDFDMPNLTHNNFKMKSFDLTLTVLWCVVVVLGGLPFSSDAQLDPSFYRNTCPNVHSIVREVIRNVSKTDPRMLASLVRLHFHDCFVQGCDASVLLNNSGTIVSEQQAFPNNNSLRGLDVVNKIKTAVENVCPNTVSCADILALAAQISSILADGPNWKVPLGRRDGLTANQSLANINLPAPFHSLDQLKSAFAAQGLNTTDLVALSGAHTFGRSHCSLFVNRLYNFSNTGNPDPTLNTTYLQELRKLCPNSGPGTNLANFDPTTPDTFDKNYYSNLKVKKGLLQSDQELFSTSGADTISIVNKFSTDQDAFFESFKAAMIKMSSIGVITGNKGEIRKHCNFVNKKSVEQDIVSVASTYSSEEGMVSSM; from the exons ATGGATTTTGATATGCCTAATCTCACTCACAACAACTTTAAAATGAAGTCTTTTGATCTCACATTGACAGTTTTGTGGTGTGTTGTGGTTGTGCTAGGAGGGTTACCCTTCTCCTCGGATGCACAACTTGACCCATCCTTTTATAGAAATACTTGTCCTAATGTCCATTCCATTGTTCGTGAAGTCATAAGGAACGTTTCTAAGACAGATCCTCGTATGCTTGCTAGTCTCGTTAGACTTCACTTTCATGATTGTTTTGTTCAA GGTTGTGATGCGTCAGTTTTGCTAAATAATAGTGGTACGATCGTGAGTGAACAACAAGCATTTCCAAATAACAATTCCTTAAGAGGTTTGGATGTtgtgaacaaaataaaaacagcGGTAGAAAATGTTTGTCCTAATACAGTTTCTTGTGCTGATATTCTGGCCCTTGCTGCACAAATATCCTCTATCTTG GCTGATGGTCCTAATTGGAAAGTTCCATTAGGAAGAAGGGATGGTTTAACAGCCAACCAATCTCTTGCTAATATAAATCTTCCAGCTCCTTTCCACTCTTTGGATCAACTTAAATCTGCTTTTGCTGCTCAAGGCCTCAACACTACTGATCTAGTTGCTTTATCAG GTGCTCATACATTTGGAAGATCTCATTGCTCTTTATTTGTTAATCGGTTGTACAATTTTAGCAATACTGGAAATCCTGATCCAACTCTTAACACAACTTATTTACAAGAATTGCGTAAACTATGTCCCAATAGTGGACCAGGGACTAACCTCGCCAATTTTGATCCAACCACTCCTGATACATTCGACAAAAACTACTACTCCAATCTAAAGGTTAAAAAGGGTTTACTTCAGAGTGATCAAGAGCTTTTTTCAACATCTGGTGCAGATACTATTAGTATTGTCAACAAGTTTAGTACTGACCAAGATGCTTTCTTTGAAAGCTTTAAAGCTGCAATGATTAAAATGAGTAGTATTGGTGTCATAACAGGAAACAAGGGAGAAATTAGAAaacattgtaattttgttaacaaAAAATCTGTAGAACAAGACATAGTAAGTGTGGCTTCCACATATTCATCAGAGGAGGGTATGGTTAGCTCAATGTAA
- the LOC101505702 gene encoding peroxidase E5-like, whose protein sequence is MVSLRLIVSTLCCVVVVFGVLPFSSNAQLDPLFYSKTCPQLHSLVYQVLWNVSTKDPRMLASLIRLHFHDCFVQGCDASVLLNNTATIVSEQQAFPNVNSLRGLDVVNEIKTKVENVCPNTVSCADILALAAGISSILTRGPAWMVPLGRRDSLTANQSLANQNLPGPSFNLTQLKSSFAAQGLNTNDLVALSGAHTFGRARCSLFIDRLYNFSNTGKPDPTLDTTYLKELQKICPKNGPGTTLANFDPTTPDILDNTYYSNLKVKKGLLQSDQELFSTPGADTTSIVNKFSSDQNAFFESFKNAMIKMGNIDVLTGNKGEIRKQCNFINKKSSELDLVIVSSKESSEADMVSSI, encoded by the exons ATGGTCTCTCTTCGTCTCATAGTATCAACTTTGTGTTGTGTAGTGGTTGTGTTTGGAGTGTTAcccttttcctcaaatgcacaacTTGATCCATTGTTTTATAGCAAAACTTGTCCCCAATTGCATTCTCTTGTATACCAAGTCCTATGGAATGTTTCAACAAAGGATCCTCGTATGCTTGCAAGTCTCATAAGGCTTCACTTTCATGATTGTTTTGTTCAA GGTTGTGATGCATCGGTTTTGCTGAATAACACTGCTACTATTGTGAGCGAACAACAAGCTTTTCCAAATGTAAATTCATTAAGAGGTTTGGATGTTGTAAATGAGATTAAGACTAAAGTGGAAAATGTTTGTCCTAATACAGTTTCTTGTGCTGATATTCTTGCTCTTGCTGCTGGAATATCTTCTATTCTG acaCGAGGTCCTGCTTGGATGGTTCCACTGGGAAGAAGGGATAGTTTAACAGCAAATCAATCTCTTGCAAATCAAAATCTTCCAGGTCCTTCTTTCAACCTTACTCAACTAAAATCTTCCTTTGCTGCACAAGGTCTCAACACAAATGATCTAGTTGCACTTTCAG GTGCTCATACATTTGGAAGAGCACGTTGCTCTTTATTCATAGATCGATTATACAACTTCAGCAATACTGGAAAACCTGATCCAACTCTTGATACaacatatttaaaagaattacaaaaaatatGTCCTAAGAATGGACCTGGAACCACTCTTGCCAATTTTGACCCAACTACCCCTGATATATTAGACAACACATACTATTCCAATCTTAAGGTCAAAAAGGGTCTGCTTCAGAGTGATCAAGAGTTATTCTCAACACCAGGTGCAGATACCACTAGCATTGTTAACAAATTCAGTAGTGACCAAAATGCTTTCTTTGAGAGTTTTAAGAATGCAATGATTAAAATGGGTAATATTGATGTGCTAACGGGAAATAAAGGAGAAATTAGAAAGCAATGCAATTTTATTAACAAGAAATCTAGTGAACTAGACCTTGTCATTGTGAGCTCCAAAGAGTCATCAGAGGCTGATATGGTTAGCTCAATTTAA